Genomic window (Neurospora crassa OR74A linkage group VI, whole genome shotgun sequence):
CGCAGAATAGCAGCCGTTCTCGCCAAGAACATTGAAGGGTGGTGTTACTCAGCGCCCTTGCACAGCATCAACATTCGGGCGTTTCATTCGTACCACATCGAGCCCCTGACGCCCCTTTTAGTATAAGTCCGACGCTGGTCCAGAATCTCATAAAGATCATGTTCAGCTTTTGGTTTTGCTGCGCCGCTGGTGTGGATCGGGGCTTGGTCGATTGGACATATAACATTGAGGTCTCGACCATTGTCGGCGTTTAAGACGAGGTCAAAATGGCAAGCTACAGCTACCAGCAACAAtacccaccaccagcacagGTCGGAGCTGGACACCCTTACCAGCCGTTCCCCGGTCCTCAGCAAGCGGAGAAGACAGGTTTTGTGCCCGGCGAGATTCGACATCCATATCCGGACCAAGGCACCCCGATGTTGCCAGAAAAGAACACAGGTGCCGGGTCGGGGTCGACCCTCCTCACGGTGAAACGGAGCATCGCACTTGCCGTCATCGGTACCTTGGCCCTGCTTCTTGCGACGGTCATTGGTCTTGCGGCAGGTCTAGGTGTGAGCCAGAAGAACCTCCACGATGCCCAGAATGACTTGAAGTTGGCGCAAGCGAGCATCACGGCAGGATTTGGGTAGGTTTTCCTTCCATGTATCCAACCCAGTGACCAGAACTAATGAACCCATCTAGGGCAATCACCTCATCCCCGACAATCGCAACTgccacctccaccagcaCTTCAAGTGCGTCTTCGACTGCGACCACCATCGCAAAAATTGAGTGTCCATCCATCAACGGAACTTTTTACACGGCAACGGTGGCCGGTAATTCTAGCAGCCCcggtggcagcagcagcaagaagtTCCAGCGTCTCTGTGGCGTTGACTttggaaaaggagaagccgCCGACATTGGCTCCGTAAACACGACCAGCTTCAACTCGTGCTTGGATAAGTGTGCGGAGAAGCAAGGGTGCACCGGAGCGGGATGGGGTGCGATCACGAGCGACGAGGAAACCCATCACACGTGTTGGATGAAGACAAATCTGACAACAAAGGGGCATGAGGCGGTGGACGAGTGGGCTTTTGGAGTGTTGGAGTTGAGTGGTagtgggaaggggaaggacaACGACGATGGTGATAATAATGATCTTGATGGGAACTGAGTTTGGTGTGATATGTTGAGGAGGGCAATTGAGGTGACAGGCTAAAGCAAGGAGTCGGAAGGAATGACTGACTGATGGTGGAGAGGGGGTAGGCTGTAGGATGGAAGACTGCTTGCTCTGATAGGTGATGCACCGACGCATTGCGAACTGCTTTGTTCGTTTGCTGGTGTCGAAGTTGTAGCTGACGGGAGTTTTACCGGACTCCATCAAAGACGGCTTTCCCCTTTGCCCTTTCCAAGTTCCCTTTGCCATTTTCTGGGCGCGTTGCTGCCTGCCAAGTGAAATCCCGCTGTTAGCAATGACGGGACCCAGGAGCAGGAGGCAACACCGGGGGACGTGCGATGGATCAAAAACAGGCACTTTATTGTCCGTTCATTTCCAACTCGGCTAGTTGGTGTTTCCCTCCGTGTCGCGACGCATTCTTGCCATTGCAGTGGTACAGTGTGGTGATTGGCGAGGACGGGAAGCTGTCATCAGGTCTGGGACCCCATCGTGCTGTcgcccttccttctttcttcctctctctggTGGTTCAGTTGTCACTTTTCGAGCCCAGCCTGGACAAAGTGAGCGAGGACAGGCAGTGGTACGGGCCGCCCAGGCAGGCACTGCACTGTAGGTAGTGTTCCAACAGTAAAGGCATTCAGCGGCAGGCAGTGTGTGCAGCTGAGTGGGCTTGGTCGGTGCGGGGCTGCCCAGTTTCCGTTTTCGATTAGTGACCATCCTGTGCATTCCATCTTGCCttagaggtacctgtagGTTGGAACTGAATTGTCACAGAAACATGAATCTCCCGCGTCTTGCACCTCCCACACAACCGATTGTTGCCGACCACTCAAGCCAAGTTACTCCAAACCCCCCTAGATCACAAGTCGGCGTTGGTATTGGCGGCACAGTATGGAGGCGACGAAAATCCGGGGAAATTGGAGAAAATGATGGGAACAGCGGCCCGCTTGAGACGACCCGGTCGGGGCCGGGGACgtcctcctttttcttttgcagTGAAACTCAGGGGATGCGACACTAATGGAACGACGGGAAGTGGGGTCTACGGCGGATAATGTCACTCCATGTCTGTCACAGCCCTGCCCTACCATCCGGAAGTTGCTGTTGGACTGGCGGTTGGATCTTACCTATGTGGATGTTCTTGAACCTGATGGACAAAGATCTCCACAGTGAAAGCTGGGGGAGTTGTCTGAGCACCTGGGTCGCTCTCTCGCTGCTCCCATTCCACGTGGAAAAGATGGATCAGTGGTAACCTCCTCCTACCAACAGGGCATTTTCCCATCATTACTACCTACGAATGCAGCCGTACTGACATAGACCACCAGATCTTCCGAGTTCTCATCAACACTTCAAGACTGTGCGTCACAGCTCGAATATTTGCTCCAACCTCTTTTCCTAAATCGAATACGTCAGGCGACGGCTGGCAGATGCAGAGCTTGCTGATAGGTTCGTCCACACAAGTTGTTGGTCCGTAGCACAACACGACAAGTGCTTCAGCGAAATTAAACATGGCGTTTTCGACTCAATGCTGCCTCGCCCGGTTCACCGTCCCATCCACCCCAGTCGGATGAACATCCCTCGCTGCCGACATGGATTGGCGTCACCTTTTCCCACAACTTGGGCACCACGAGAGCTCCCCTGGCTCTATTTCAGGGACAACTAAGCGAGCCATGCTCTTTACCCGTCCATGGGGTATCCGACGCGTCGAACGTTCGATAATTCCTGACTGTTGGGAATTGGGAGTAAGACTTCCTGATTACAACTGACGGTCTAGCCAGTCTCACAACCCTTCTCGGCAAGTCGTCACATGAATAAGCGATACCGACCGTGAGGTAGCGAGGGGCTCTACAACCTGCAAAGATGTCTCAGGAATCGAGTTCGCGTGTGCTGCACTCAGACTCGAGAAGCTTCGTTCGATCATGGCGGACCAAAGGTTTGAGGAACGAAGACGCCAGGCACAGACGAGGAGGGTCTCGTGGCATGCAACCCATATTGTGCGATTGTCTGTAACTCAAGACTGCTAGTACAGGTCATCAATAATCGCTATACACGGGACAAGAGATCATCACGATTGGGTGAGAGAATGCCTTCACCTGCGCAGACTCTCCGCAAGGTAGAACCCGTCTTCCCCGCCATTCACATTACACCACTTCCAGGCATACAACATACAGCAAGAAGTCTTGTTTGGCACAGTATCATTGATGAGAGGTGCCGTCCACTTGCGATGCAACGACGGCTGGCGACCCCGTCTTTTCACCGTTTTGTTAAAGTTCTGGATTATAGTCCAGTCAGACCTCGTACCGGCCCTCCACTACTGCATTTCGTCTAAATCACATCAAGAATGACACCACACTTGGCCAAGCAAGTGAAGTTTGAGATAGACCATACCGAACAGAGATGAAATTCTTCCCAGGGGTCTATCAGTGGCCTCGCATCGTCAATCCATGGGTACCGGGATGTCGCGACGATGGCTTACCCCAGAATGATCACCTATTCTTGTTGCCTCCTTCAGCATGTCAATGCTTCCCCGGACCCTTTTGGCCTGGTTCCCGCTGGGGATCACACTCTAGATGCTCTGGGGATCCTCATATACTACTCGGTGATGGAACCCTCACTGCtactcctttctttctccGATGTCCTGTCGTGGTATTCAACCTACTGTCGACTCCAGTCTGATCGAAGGTTACCTCTACGCATACGTGTCCTAGTCTAAACCCAACTTGATGTTGTCCCTGCTCAGCAGCCTTGATCCTCAACGTCAATGCCAACAACGACGCCTACGACACGAACGATCCGGGTCGAAATTGGGGGCGGCCCCAACGAAAGGGCTCCCGACGAAGGAATGAACGTCCATACCAAGCCCAACCCAACCCCCGACAATGTCTTGGGGATTTACGACGAGATTGCGGAGGTAGAATCTCCGCGGTTTGAGAGGGTTTACTGGACAAAGGAACCGCATTTGAGGAAGCTCTATGGCATgacctccttccttctggTGGCATCGGCAACGACAGGCTACGACAGCATGCTTTTGAACACATCACAACAGATCCATGCGTGGaaccacttcttcttcccggAGACGAAGCTTAACCCGGACCTTGCAGATCCCGTTGAGGATAGCAAGCTGGCAATCTTGAATAACATGTTCAACATCGGCTCAATCTTGTCGTTCGTTATAACCCCGTACGTGGCCGATAATTATGGACGAAAGCCCTCCATCGTAGCTGGTTGCATGTTCATGATATTTGGGGGATTTCTAACTGGTTTTTGCAACGGTTACggaagtaggtacctaccttttcTCTCGCCTTCTTCAGGGAGTTTACTAACAATGACAGTGTACATGGGTGGCCGGTTCCTCCTCGGTTTTGGCAACTCACTCGCACAAATGgcctcccccctccttctcaccGAGATCGTCCACCCGCAACATCGCGGCCCCGTCACCGCCATCTACAACTGTCTTTGGAATGCCGGCGCGCTCTTGGTGTCGTGCATAGCATGGGGCACGTCCAACATTGCCTCCAACTGGTCCTGGCGCTCCATCACGCTCCTGCAGGTTCTGCCCTCGGCCGTCCAGCTCGCAGGCATTTGGTGGCTTCCTGAATCTCCACGATACCTTATTAACAAGGAACGCCATGATGAAGCCCTCGACATACTCGCCAAGTGGCATGCCGGCGGTGATAGACTCAACAGAACAGTACAGTTCGAGTTTCGTGAGATCAAAGAGACGATTCGCATCCAGAAGGAGCTGGATGAGGCATCGACCTATGTCGATTTTATCAGGACCAAGGGAAATAGGTGGCGGTTGGCCATTATCATCTCGCTGGGTGTCATTAGCCAGTACTCTGGCAATGCCCTGTTCAGCAATTACATGAATGCTGTATACGGCGGGGCGGGGATAACGGAGCAGAGCCATAAGCTGGCCATCTCGACGGGGAAAATGATCCTGGATCTGATCGTTACCATCTTCGCCGCGCTGAATGTCGACCGGTTTGGACGCAGGCCGCTGTTCTTGATGTCGACGTGCGGTATGGTCGTGAGCTTTGCGTGCTGGACGGCAACGGGCGCGGCGTATGAACATGATGGGGAGACAAATATGACCATTGGCTATACGCAGTTGGTGTTCATCTGGATCTTTGGTATCTTTTACGATATTGGGTTTTCAGGAATGTTAGTGGCATATGCGCTGGAGATCCTGCC
Coding sequences:
- a CDS encoding MFS hexose transporter is translated as MNVHTKPNPTPDNVLGIYDEIAEVESPRFERVYWTKEPHLRKLYGMTSFLLVASATTGYDSMLLNTSQQIHAWNHFFFPETKLNPDLADPVEDSKLAILNNMFNIGSILSFVITPYVADNYGRKPSIVAGCMFMIFGGFLTGFCNGYGMYMGGRFLLGFGNSLAQMASPLLLTEIVHPQHRGPVTAIYNCLWNAGALLVSCIAWGTSNIASNWSWRSITLLQVLPSAVQLAGIWWLPESPRYLINKERHDEALDILAKWHAGGDRLNRTVQFEFREIKETIRIQKELDEASTYVDFIRTKGNRWRLAIIISLGVISQYSGNALFSNYMNAVYGGAGITEQSHKLAISTGKMILDLIVTIFAALNVDRFGRRPLFLMSTCGMVVSFACWTATGAAYEHDGETNMTIGYTQLVFIWIFGIFYDIGFSGMLVAYALEILPFHLRAKGMMLMNVTMQAVLAISK